A window from Manis javanica isolate MJ-LG chromosome 10, MJ_LKY, whole genome shotgun sequence encodes these proteins:
- the LOC108410256 gene encoding hemoglobin subunit theta-1-like, with the protein MALLAADRELVRAFWRKLGGNVGVYATEALERTFLSFPTTKTYFPHLDLSPGSAQVKAHGKKVGDMLTLAVAHLDDLPCVLAALRDLHAHRLRVDPVNFQLLGHCLLVTLARHYPGDFSAALHASLDRFLSHVTSALVSEGC; encoded by the exons ATGGCGCTGTTGGCCGCGGACCGGGAGTTGGTGCGCGCGTTCTGGAGGAAGCTGGGAGGCAACGTTGGGGTCTACGCTACGGAGGCCCTGGAGAG GACCTTCCTGTCCTTCCCCACCACCAAGACCTACTTCCCCCACCTGGACCTGAGTCCCGGCTCCGCCCAGGTCAAAGCCCACGGCAAGAAGGTGGGCGACATGCTGACCCTCGCTGTGGCCCACCTGGACGACCTACCCTGCGTCCTGGCGGCTCTGCGCGACCTGCACGCGCACAGGCTGCGAGTGGACCCGGTCAACTTCCAG CTCCTGGGCCACTGCCTGCTGGTGACCCTCGCCCGGCACTACCCCGGAGACTTCAGCGCCGCCCTGCACGCCTCGCTGGACAGGTTTCTGAGCCACGTGACCTCGGCGCTGGTCTCCGAGGGTTGCTAA